CAGCGACCCAGCAGGGGCAGCAGCAGAGCCAGCAGGGCCGAGGAGAGCAGGGCGGCCGCCGCGGTGACGCTCAGGAGCGGGGGCACGGACGGCGGCATCGGCCTAGCCCCCGCGCCGCTCGAGCAGGGTGAAGGGCTCGAAGCTCACGCTGATGCCGAACTCCTCAGCGAACTCGAGCACGCGGCACCAGGCCCGGTTGTCCCGCAGGATGCCCCGCAGGATCACCGGCGCCGGGCCGCTGAGCAGGGTCATCTCGAACAGGGGCCAGCCCACCTGCGGCTGCACCTGATCGGCGCGGAAACTGGGCACCACATCGAGGCTGCCCACCAGGAGGCGGCGGCGGCTGGCCTCCCAGGCATAGGGGATCTCATAGCGGAGCAGCAGGTCGGCGGCGCGGGCCCAGGAGCTGCCGTGCTCGTCGATCTCCACATCCAGCTCCTGGCCGCGGACCTGCATCGTCGCGGAGCGGCGGAAGACGAGCGGGGCCGGCTGGCCGCCACCGGCCAGAAAGGCGCGGATGCGCTGCCGCAGCTCATCGCCGCCGCTGGGCGGGCCGCCCTTGCGCAGCTGCAGGAAGTCCCAGCGCTCGCCGGTGCCGCCCCAGATCACCGGGCCGTAGTTGTCGTGCATCCAGCGGCCGTCACGGTTGGAGGCGGCCTCGGCGTGGGTCATCACCCGCTCGATCGTGATGTCGGCCTCGCCCCAGCCCCAGCCACGGGCGATCTCGGCCGCCTCGCGGCACATGGCGTCGAGCTGGGCCTCGGTGGGCGGGATCGACCAGGGGTCGGGGCGGCCGCCCATGCAGGCGCAGGAGAGGGCCACCGCATTGCTGTTGCGGCGCCAGGTGTGGGCCGGCAGATCGATCGTGTAGGCGTGCAGCCGGTGCAGGGTGCCGTCGCCGGCGATGATCGAGTGGTAATGCCCCGGCCGCACCCAGTCGTAGGGCGTGGCGGCCCAGTGCAGGTAGATCGTGGCCGGCATCGGGGTGGGCGGTGGCCTCGGCACCTGGGTGGACGGTAGCGGTGCCCCCTGGCACCGCCAGGCATGGTGGTGGGGAGCCCACACCCTGTGGGCATCAGGCCCTGCTGCCGCCCATGCCCCGCCACCGCTCCCGCCGCTCCGGCCCAGCCCGGCGTCCGCGCCGTCCTCCCGCGGAGTACCGCCTTGTGCTGGAACCGAACCGAATCGAGAAGCAGTACTGGCGCGATCTGTGGCGCTACCGGGAGCTGTTCTGGATCCTGGCCTGGCGCGACATCGCCGTGCGCTACAAGCAGACGGCGATTGGCGTGGGCTGGGCCCTGATCCGGCCGCTGCTGACGATGCTGGTGTTCACGCTGGTGTTCGGCCGGCTGGCCCGGCTGCCGAGCGAGGGGGAGGCCCCCTATGCAGTGCTGGTGTTCTCCGGCCTGCTGCCCTGGCAGTTCTTCAGCACAGCGCTGAGCAGTTGCGCCGACAGCCTGGTGGACAACGCCAACCTGCTCACCAAGGTGTATTTCCCACGACTGATCGTGCCGGCGGCGGCGGTGATCAGCAGCTTCGTGGATGCCCTGATCGCGTTGGCGATCCTGGCTGGGTTAATGCTGTGGTTCCAGTGGTGGCCAAGTTGGCGGGTGCTCTCACTGCCGTTCTGGATGATCCTGGCGTTTGCGGCGAGCATGGGGCCTGGCCTGTGGCTGGCCAGCCTGAACGTGCAATACCGCGACTTCCGCTACGTGGTGCCATTCCTGGTGCAGTTCGGTCTCTACGTAAGCCCGGTGGGCTTCTCCAGCGCCCTGGTGCCGGAGCGGTGGCAGCTGCTCTATGCCCTCAACCCGATGGTGGGGGTGATCGAGGGCTTCCGGTGGGCCATCATCGGGAAAGGTGCCATGCTCAACCCAGCCGGCTTTTGGCTTTCGATGGCGATCGTGGCGCTGCTGCTTGTCACGGGAGTGCGCCAGTTCCGCGGGATGGAAAAGCGGTTTGCGGATGTGATCTGAGATGGCCAACTCTGACGTGGTGATCCGGGTGGAGGGCCTGGGCAAGAAGTACTCCCTCCACCATGGGGG
This portion of the Cyanobium sp. NIES-981 genome encodes:
- a CDS encoding N-acetylmuramoyl-L-alanine amidase, giving the protein MPATIYLHWAATPYDWVRPGHYHSIIAGDGTLHRLHAYTIDLPAHTWRRNSNAVALSCACMGGRPDPWSIPPTEAQLDAMCREAAEIARGWGWGEADITIERVMTHAEAASNRDGRWMHDNYGPVIWGGTGERWDFLQLRKGGPPSGGDELRQRIRAFLAGGGQPAPLVFRRSATMQVRGQELDVEIDEHGSSWARAADLLLRYEIPYAWEASRRRLLVGSLDVVPSFRADQVQPQVGWPLFEMTLLSGPAPVILRGILRDNRAWCRVLEFAEEFGISVSFEPFTLLERRGG
- a CDS encoding ABC transporter permease — encoded protein: MPRHRSRRSGPARRPRRPPAEYRLVLEPNRIEKQYWRDLWRYRELFWILAWRDIAVRYKQTAIGVGWALIRPLLTMLVFTLVFGRLARLPSEGEAPYAVLVFSGLLPWQFFSTALSSCADSLVDNANLLTKVYFPRLIVPAAAVISSFVDALIALAILAGLMLWFQWWPSWRVLSLPFWMILAFAASMGPGLWLASLNVQYRDFRYVVPFLVQFGLYVSPVGFSSALVPERWQLLYALNPMVGVIEGFRWAIIGKGAMLNPAGFWLSMAIVALLLVTGVRQFRGMEKRFADVI